CCTTTCCAGATCGCCTGCTGAAACAGGTTCGCCTTCATGTTGTTCAGACGGCCGGTCATGATGTTGTCCAGCACGGTCATCCCGTCAAACAGCGCGATGTTCTGGAAGGTCCGCGCCAAGCCTTGCCGCGCAACCTGATAAGGCTTCATCGGAGGGCGCTTCGACCCACGGAACCAAACTTCGCCTTCCTGTGGTTTGTAAAACCCGGAAATCACGTTCAACATCGAGGATTTACCAGCCCCGTTGGGGCCGATGATTGCGCGGATTTCGCCTTCGCGGATGTCAAAGCTGATGTCTTTGATTGCCACCACACCGCCGAACCGAAGCGTGATGTTTTTCAAATCCATCACAACCCCGCCAATGGTGCGGCCGTCTGCGGTGACATAGCTGTCTGCGCTGTCGGCGTTCATGTCGGTCGCTGTCGTCATTCTGCCGCCATCCCCTGTTCTTTGCCCACAACAGCCGCATCGCGGATGTCGAGTGTCGCTTTGATCGAGCCTTTGCGGCCATCCTCATAGGTGACTTCGGTCTCGATGAATTGTTCAGATTTTCCACCGTAAAGTGCTTCGATCAGTGGGGCGTATTTCTCCTCGACGATCTTGCGGCGCACTTTCCGTGTCCGGGTCATTTCGCCGTCATCGGCATCCAATTCTTTATGCAGGATCAGGAAACGGTGAATCTGGCACCCTGACAGC
This DNA window, taken from Aliiroseovarius sp. F47248L, encodes the following:
- a CDS encoding ABC transporter ATP-binding protein, which translates into the protein MTTATDMNADSADSYVTADGRTIGGVVMDLKNITLRFGGVVAIKDISFDIREGEIRAIIGPNGAGKSSMLNVISGFYKPQEGEVWFRGSKRPPMKPYQVARQGLARTFQNIALFDGMTVLDNIMTGRLNNMKANLFQQAIWKGKAEREEIANREICEKVIDFLEIQHIRKTPVGRLPYGLKKRVELARALAAQPSLLLLDEPMAGMNVEEKEDMSRFILDMNDEFGTTIALIEHDMGVVMDLSDRVVVMDYGKKIGDGTPDEVRNNQDVIDAYLGVAHD